From the genome of Biomphalaria glabrata chromosome 1, xgBioGlab47.1, whole genome shotgun sequence, one region includes:
- the LOC106068477 gene encoding protein AF-10-like isoform X2, which translates to MSKKVKEMIGGCCVCSDERGWNENPLVYCDGTGCTVAVHQACYGIVQVPTGPWFCKKCESQERVARVKCELCPQRAGALKRTDTGGWCHVVCALYIPEAWFGNVRTMEPIILNNVPNDRFNKTCYICEEQKRDTKATAGACMQCNRNSCKQYFHVTCAQAQGLLCEVKGSYENVKYCGYCSHHYKKLKNHSNVKPIPAFKPIPNENGTPDSSPEKIGSIKTEDVKLPMEEVKSPQVDQSVSSTSDSLPSQATTYCKTEAAPVSAGVSQVSDISSAVSPSGEPIKSLLPSTDCSQEPSSSGHVLQHKPTLSKLLQDCGATSSTETLEVDVGEDTTLTQETQVVPKRQRSINNSQKTDKSKKTKPGAISSTVQHKKEGTKKGGRKQRDLGGGGGGGSGGVSSKNSSTPVAPVTSSAPLPGHHDYCGSIFGGSPYFQSLTSPGRVSLNSLTPHDNDVNGSSHLIHPPKQFPSLHVNKQSQDQSQEFPLSMEQLLEQQWDQGAQFLMEQGQHFDISSLLNCLHRLKAENHSLEDQVRELTSRRNHLMAVNARLTLPLSLYDGCMSTSQSSSVGSLEDISSPEEIQTSKPNSTPVLPQVQIPKNSQLIVEDIISPVDADPPSLSRKSPICYTDQVCPPQPLMYSVVNPPPPSLCIFSAPHHTVSPTSVSPATEQQVKMPNLSGLSITSSSSKLPETT; encoded by the exons ATGAGTAAGAAAGTCAAAGAAATGATTGGAGGTTGTTGTGTTTGTTCTGACGAGCGAGGCTGGAATGAAAACCCTCTTGTTTATTGTGATGGAACAGGCTGCACAGTTGCAGTTCATCAgg CTTGTTATGGTATTGTCCAAGTCCCCACTGGGCCATGGTTCTGTAAGAAATGTGAGTCTCaggaaagagttgccagagtg AAATGTGAACTGTGTCCTCAACGAGCTGGTGCTTTGAAGCGTACAGACACTGGAG GCTGGTGCCATGTAGTCTGTGCTCTGTACATACCAGAGGCTTGGTTTGGCAATGTGAGGACCATGGAGCCGATAATATTAAACAATGTTCCTAATGATCGTTTTAACAAG ACATGTTATATCTGTGAAGAACAAAAACGTGACACGAAAGCCACTGCTGGGGCGTGTATGCAATGTAACCGTAACTCCTGCAAACAATACTTTCATGTGACTTG TGCCCAGGCTCAAGGTTTACTGTGTGAGGTGAAAGGGAGTTACGAGAATGTCAAATATTGTGGTTACTGTTCTCATCATTACAAAAAACTG AAAAACCATTCAAATGTTAAGCCGATTCCAGCATTCAAACCCATTCCAAATGAAAATGGAACACCAGATTCTAGTCCAGAAAAAATAGGTTCTATTAAAACAGAAGATGTGAAG TTACCTATGGAGGAGGTGAAGAGTCCTCAAGTTGACCAATCTGTTAGCAGTACAAGTGATTCACTCCCATCGCAGGCAACAACCTACTGCAAGACTGAGGCGGCCCCGGTGTCTGCTGGTGTGAGTCAGGTTTCAGACATCAGCTCAGCAGTTTCCCCCTCGGGAGAGCCCATCAAGTCTCTGCTACCTAGCACAGACTGCAGTCAGGAGCCATCATCGTCTGGCCATGTTCTTCAGCACAAGCCCACTCTAAGCAAACTCTTGCAGGACTGCGGGGCCACTTCCTCTACCGAGACTCTAGAAGTAGATGTTGGCGAGGACACAACTCTGACGCAGGAGACACAAGTGGTACCTAAACGTCAAAGATCAAT aaataaTTCTCAAAAAACAGACAAGTCCAAAAAAACCAAACCAGGGGCAATCTCCTCCACTGTACAGCACAAGAAGGAAGGGACCAAGAAGGGAGGGAGGAAACAGAGAGACttgggaggaggaggaggaggaggcaGCGGTGGAGTGTCCTCCAAGAATAGCTCTACTCCAGTCGCCCCTGTGACTAGTTCCGCCCCTCTACCTGG CCATCATGACTATTGTGGAAGTATATTTGGTGGTAGTCCTTACTTCCAGAGTTTGACATCCCCTGGCCGTGTCTCTCTTAACAGTTTGACGCCTCATG ATAATGATGTGAATGGAAGCAGTCACTTGATCCACCCACCGAAACAGTTTCCAAGTTtacatgtaaataaacaaagtCAAGACCAGAGTCA aGAGTTTCCTTTGTCCATGGAACAGTTGTTAGAACAACAATGGGATCAAGGAGCCCAGTTTCTGATGGAGCAAGGCCAACATTTTGATA TTTCCTCTCTTCTGAACTGTTTACATCGGCTGAAGGCTGAGAATCACAGTCTCGAGGACCAGGTCAGAGAGTTGACTTCACGGCGCAATCATCTGATGGCAGTCAACGCTCGTTTGACACTGCCACTTTCGCTATATGATGGCTGCATGTCCACGAGTCAGAGCTCTTCTGTGGGAAGTTTGGAAGACATTTCCTCCCCTGAGGAGATTCAG ACATCCAAGCCTAACTCTACGCCAGTGTTGCCTCAAGTTCAAATACCTAAAAATAGTCAGCTGATTGTAGAAGATATAATTAGTCCTGTAG ATGCTGATCCGCCATCATTAAGTCGCAAGTCTCCAATTTGTTACACAGACCAG GTGTGCCCACCACAGCCATTGATGTACTCTGTGGTCAACCCTCCTCCCCCATCCCTGTGTATATTTTCCGCGCCCCATCACACAGTGTCACCGACGAGCGTCTCCCCGGCTACTGAGCAGCAGGTCAAGATGCCCAACCTGAGCGGACTGAGTATCACTTCCAGTTCCTCCAAACTGCCGGAGACGACGTGA
- the LOC106068477 gene encoding protein AF-10-like isoform X1 → MSKKVKEMIGGCCVCSDERGWNENPLVYCDGTGCTVAVHQACYGIVQVPTGPWFCKKCESQERVARVKCELCPQRAGALKRTDTGGWCHVVCALYIPEAWFGNVRTMEPIILNNVPNDRFNKTCYICEEQKRDTKATAGACMQCNRNSCKQYFHVTCAQAQGLLCEVKGSYENVKYCGYCSHHYKKLKNHSNVKPIPAFKPIPNENGTPDSSPEKIGSIKTEDVKLPMEEVKSPQVDQSVSSTSDSLPSQATTYCKTEAAPVSAGVSQVSDISSAVSPSGEPIKSLLPSTDCSQEPSSSGHVLQHKPTLSKLLQDCGATSSTETLEVDVGEDTTLTQETQVVPKRQRSINNSQKTDKSKKTKPGAISSTVQHKKEGTKKGGRKQRDLGGGGGGGSGGVSSKNSSTPVAPVTSSAPLPGHHDYCGSIFGGSPYFQSLTSPGRVSLNSLTPHAMSPSFMGDTYYYCSDVYHDNDVNGSSHLIHPPKQFPSLHVNKQSQDQSQEFPLSMEQLLEQQWDQGAQFLMEQGQHFDISSLLNCLHRLKAENHSLEDQVRELTSRRNHLMAVNARLTLPLSLYDGCMSTSQSSSVGSLEDISSPEEIQTSKPNSTPVLPQVQIPKNSQLIVEDIISPVDADPPSLSRKSPICYTDQVCPPQPLMYSVVNPPPPSLCIFSAPHHTVSPTSVSPATEQQVKMPNLSGLSITSSSSKLPETT, encoded by the exons ATGAGTAAGAAAGTCAAAGAAATGATTGGAGGTTGTTGTGTTTGTTCTGACGAGCGAGGCTGGAATGAAAACCCTCTTGTTTATTGTGATGGAACAGGCTGCACAGTTGCAGTTCATCAgg CTTGTTATGGTATTGTCCAAGTCCCCACTGGGCCATGGTTCTGTAAGAAATGTGAGTCTCaggaaagagttgccagagtg AAATGTGAACTGTGTCCTCAACGAGCTGGTGCTTTGAAGCGTACAGACACTGGAG GCTGGTGCCATGTAGTCTGTGCTCTGTACATACCAGAGGCTTGGTTTGGCAATGTGAGGACCATGGAGCCGATAATATTAAACAATGTTCCTAATGATCGTTTTAACAAG ACATGTTATATCTGTGAAGAACAAAAACGTGACACGAAAGCCACTGCTGGGGCGTGTATGCAATGTAACCGTAACTCCTGCAAACAATACTTTCATGTGACTTG TGCCCAGGCTCAAGGTTTACTGTGTGAGGTGAAAGGGAGTTACGAGAATGTCAAATATTGTGGTTACTGTTCTCATCATTACAAAAAACTG AAAAACCATTCAAATGTTAAGCCGATTCCAGCATTCAAACCCATTCCAAATGAAAATGGAACACCAGATTCTAGTCCAGAAAAAATAGGTTCTATTAAAACAGAAGATGTGAAG TTACCTATGGAGGAGGTGAAGAGTCCTCAAGTTGACCAATCTGTTAGCAGTACAAGTGATTCACTCCCATCGCAGGCAACAACCTACTGCAAGACTGAGGCGGCCCCGGTGTCTGCTGGTGTGAGTCAGGTTTCAGACATCAGCTCAGCAGTTTCCCCCTCGGGAGAGCCCATCAAGTCTCTGCTACCTAGCACAGACTGCAGTCAGGAGCCATCATCGTCTGGCCATGTTCTTCAGCACAAGCCCACTCTAAGCAAACTCTTGCAGGACTGCGGGGCCACTTCCTCTACCGAGACTCTAGAAGTAGATGTTGGCGAGGACACAACTCTGACGCAGGAGACACAAGTGGTACCTAAACGTCAAAGATCAAT aaataaTTCTCAAAAAACAGACAAGTCCAAAAAAACCAAACCAGGGGCAATCTCCTCCACTGTACAGCACAAGAAGGAAGGGACCAAGAAGGGAGGGAGGAAACAGAGAGACttgggaggaggaggaggaggaggcaGCGGTGGAGTGTCCTCCAAGAATAGCTCTACTCCAGTCGCCCCTGTGACTAGTTCCGCCCCTCTACCTGG CCATCATGACTATTGTGGAAGTATATTTGGTGGTAGTCCTTACTTCCAGAGTTTGACATCCCCTGGCCGTGTCTCTCTTAACAGTTTGACGCCTCATG CCATGAGTCCAAGCTTCATGGGAGACACTTACTATTATTGCTCTGATGTTTACCATG ATAATGATGTGAATGGAAGCAGTCACTTGATCCACCCACCGAAACAGTTTCCAAGTTtacatgtaaataaacaaagtCAAGACCAGAGTCA aGAGTTTCCTTTGTCCATGGAACAGTTGTTAGAACAACAATGGGATCAAGGAGCCCAGTTTCTGATGGAGCAAGGCCAACATTTTGATA TTTCCTCTCTTCTGAACTGTTTACATCGGCTGAAGGCTGAGAATCACAGTCTCGAGGACCAGGTCAGAGAGTTGACTTCACGGCGCAATCATCTGATGGCAGTCAACGCTCGTTTGACACTGCCACTTTCGCTATATGATGGCTGCATGTCCACGAGTCAGAGCTCTTCTGTGGGAAGTTTGGAAGACATTTCCTCCCCTGAGGAGATTCAG ACATCCAAGCCTAACTCTACGCCAGTGTTGCCTCAAGTTCAAATACCTAAAAATAGTCAGCTGATTGTAGAAGATATAATTAGTCCTGTAG ATGCTGATCCGCCATCATTAAGTCGCAAGTCTCCAATTTGTTACACAGACCAG GTGTGCCCACCACAGCCATTGATGTACTCTGTGGTCAACCCTCCTCCCCCATCCCTGTGTATATTTTCCGCGCCCCATCACACAGTGTCACCGACGAGCGTCTCCCCGGCTACTGAGCAGCAGGTCAAGATGCCCAACCTGAGCGGACTGAGTATCACTTCCAGTTCCTCCAAACTGCCGGAGACGACGTGA